Proteins from one Falco naumanni isolate bFalNau1 chromosome 10, bFalNau1.pat, whole genome shotgun sequence genomic window:
- the STAU1 gene encoding double-stranded RNA-binding protein Staufen homolog 1 isoform X4 gives MSQVQIQNPSAALAGSQILNKTPSLSQPLSIPSTTSSLPSENAGRPIQNSALPSASVTSTNAAAAPSNMANPKEKTPMCLVNELARFNKIQPEYKLLSEQGPAHSKVFTVQLTLGDQHWEAEGTSIKKAQHAAAAKALEGTKFPKPTARPSRSEGKNPDSVTPTVELNALCMKLGKKPMYKPIDPYTGMRSTYNYTMRGGTYPPRYFYPFPVGPLLYQVELSIGGQQFHGKGRTRQAAKHDAAAKALKVLQNEPLPEKPEVNGKEPDDENLNKSEISQVFEIALKRNLPVNFEFFPLKQVTKESGPPHMKSFVTKVSVGEFMGEGEGKSKKISKKNAAIAVLEELKKLPPLPTVEKMKPRIKKKTKSIVKLQTSPEYGQGMNPISRLAQIQQAKKEKEPEYMLITERGLPRRREFVMQVKVGVHTAEGMGTNKKVAKRNAAENMLELLGFKVPQPQPPKPALKTEEKTPVKKPGDGRKVTFFEPGSEETSTSNKEDEFRMPYLSHQQLPAGILPMVPEVAQAVGANQGHHTKEFSRAAPNPAKATVTAMIARELLYGGTSPTAETILKNNNSSGHVPHGPLTRPSEQLDYLSNVQGIQVEYKDFPKNNKNEFVSLINCSSQPPLISHGIGKDVESCHDMAALNILKLLSELDQQTTEMPRTGNGPMSV, from the exons ATGTCTCAAGTCCAAATTCAGAATCCTTCTGCTGCCCTTGCAGGGAGCCAAATATTGAATAAAACCCCATCTCTTTCACAGCCTCTGAGTATTCCCTCTACTACTAGTTCTTTGCCCTCTGAAAATGCAGGTAGACCTATCCAAAACTCTGCTTTACCCTCTGCATCAGTTACATCCACCAACGCAGCTGCAG CTCCTTCAAACATGGCAAACCCCAAAGAGAAAACCCCGATGTGTCTTGTGAATGAGTTAGCCCGTTTCAACAAGATTCAGCCTGAGTATAAGCTTCTGAGTGAGCAAGGTCCAGCTCATTCTAAG gtGTTTACAGTGCAACTGACTCTTGGGGACCAGCACTGGGAAGCTGAAGGAACTAGTATTAAAAAAGCGCAACATGCGGCAGCTGCCAAAGCTTTGGAAGGGACAAAATTCCCTAAGCCTACGGCTCGTCCATCTCGTAGTGAAGGCAAGAATCCAG aCAGTGTAACCCCCACAGTGGAGTTAAATGCACTTTGCATGAAGCTGGGAAAGAAACCTATGTACAAACCTATCGATCCTTATACAGGGATGAGATCCACTTACAACTACACTATGAGAGGTGGTACTTATCCTCCACG GTACTTTTACCCATTTCCTGTTGGGCCCTTACTTTATCAAGTTGAGCTTTCAATTGGAGGGCAGCAATTCcatgggaaaggaagaacaagaCAAGCTGCTAAGCACGATGCAGCTGCTAAAGCACTGAAAGTTCTGCAGAATGAGCCCTTGCCTGAGAAACCTGAG GTTAACGGAAAAGAACCAGATGATGAAAATCtcaataaatctgaaataagcCAAGTTTTTGAGATTGCACTTAAAAGGAACTTGCCTGTGAATTTTGAG TTTTTCCCTCTGAAACAGGTGACCAAGGAAAGTGGGCCTCCCCATATGAAGAGCTTTGTAACCAAGGTGTCAGTTGGAGAATTCATGGGTGAAGGTGAAGGAAAGAGCAAGAAGAtctcaaagaaaaatgctgcaataGCAGTCctagaagaactgaaaaaattgCCACCCCTTCCTACGGTCGAGAAAATGAAGCCACgaatcaaaaagaaaacaaagtcaaTAGTGAAG CTGCAAACAAGTCCAGAATATGGTCAAGGAATGAACCCCATTAGCAGACTTGCCCAGATACAGCAGGCCAAGAAAGAGAAGGAGCCAGAGTACATGCTCATCACAGAACGTGGTCTTCCAAGGCGCAGGGAGTTTGTTATGCAG GTGAAAGTTGGTGTACACACAGCTGAAGGAATGGGCACAAACAAGAAAGTTGCTAAACGCAACGCAGCTGAAAATATGTTGGAACTTCTAGGTTTCAAAGTCCCTCAACCTCAACCTCCAAAACCAGCattaaagacagaagagaag acaccAGTGAAGAAACCGGGCGATGGAAGAAAAGTAACCTTCTTTGAGCCGGGCTCTGAAGAGACTTCAACTA GTAATAAAGAAGATGAGTTTAGGATGCCTTATCTCAGCCATCAGCAGCTTCCTGCTGGAATTCTTCCTATGGTCCCTGAGGTTGCACAAGCTGTAGGAGCCAATCAAGGACACCACACCAAAGAGTTCAGTAGGGCAGCCCCAAATCCTGCCAAGGCTACAGTAACAGCAATGATTGCTAGAGAGCTATTGTATGGTGGTACTTCTCCTACTGCTGAAACCATATTAAAGAATAACAACTCATCAGGCCACGTACCCCACGGACCACTCACTAGGCCCTCTGAGCAGCTGGACTATCTTTCCAATGTTCAAGGAATCCAG gtTGAATATAAAGACTTTCCAAAAAATAACAAGAATGAGTTTGTATCTCTTATAAACTGTTCCTCTCAGCCACCACTGATCAGCCATGGAATTGGAAAGGATGTAGAATCTTGCCACGATATG GCTGCATTGAATATCTTAAAGTTGCTGTCTGAGTTGGACCAACAAACCACAGAGATGCCAAGAACAGGAAATGGACCAATGTCTGTGTGA
- the STAU1 gene encoding double-stranded RNA-binding protein Staufen homolog 1 isoform X6, protein MSQVQIQNPSAALAGSQILNKTPSLSQPLSIPSTTSSLPSENAGRPIQNSALPSASVTSTNAAAAPSNMANPKEKTPMCLVNELARFNKIQPEYKLLSEQGPAHSKVFTVQLTLGDQHWEAEGTSIKKAQHAAAAKALEGTKFPKPTARPSRSEGKNPDSVTPTVELNALCMKLGKKPMYKPIDPYTGMRSTYNYTMRGGTYPPRYFYPFPVGPLLYQVELSIGGQQFHGKGRTRQAAKHDAAAKALKVLQNEPLPEKPEVNGKEPDDENLNKSEISQVFEIALKRNLPVNFEVTKESGPPHMKSFVTKVSVGEFMGEGEGKSKKISKKNAAIAVLEELKKLPPLPTVEKMKPRIKKKTKSIVKLQTSPEYGQGMNPISRLAQIQQAKKEKEPEYMLITERGLPRRREFVMQVKVGVHTAEGMGTNKKVAKRNAAENMLELLGFKVPQPQPPKPALKTEEKTPVKKPGDGRKVTFFEPGSEETSTSNKEDEFRMPYLSHQQLPAGILPMVPEVAQAVGANQGHHTKEFSRAAPNPAKATVTAMIARELLYGGTSPTAETILKNNNSSGHVPHGPLTRPSEQLDYLSNVQGIQVEYKDFPKNNKNEFVSLINCSSQPPLISHGIGKDVESCHDMAALNILKLLSELDQQTTEMPRTGNGPMSV, encoded by the exons ATGTCTCAAGTCCAAATTCAGAATCCTTCTGCTGCCCTTGCAGGGAGCCAAATATTGAATAAAACCCCATCTCTTTCACAGCCTCTGAGTATTCCCTCTACTACTAGTTCTTTGCCCTCTGAAAATGCAGGTAGACCTATCCAAAACTCTGCTTTACCCTCTGCATCAGTTACATCCACCAACGCAGCTGCAG CTCCTTCAAACATGGCAAACCCCAAAGAGAAAACCCCGATGTGTCTTGTGAATGAGTTAGCCCGTTTCAACAAGATTCAGCCTGAGTATAAGCTTCTGAGTGAGCAAGGTCCAGCTCATTCTAAG gtGTTTACAGTGCAACTGACTCTTGGGGACCAGCACTGGGAAGCTGAAGGAACTAGTATTAAAAAAGCGCAACATGCGGCAGCTGCCAAAGCTTTGGAAGGGACAAAATTCCCTAAGCCTACGGCTCGTCCATCTCGTAGTGAAGGCAAGAATCCAG aCAGTGTAACCCCCACAGTGGAGTTAAATGCACTTTGCATGAAGCTGGGAAAGAAACCTATGTACAAACCTATCGATCCTTATACAGGGATGAGATCCACTTACAACTACACTATGAGAGGTGGTACTTATCCTCCACG GTACTTTTACCCATTTCCTGTTGGGCCCTTACTTTATCAAGTTGAGCTTTCAATTGGAGGGCAGCAATTCcatgggaaaggaagaacaagaCAAGCTGCTAAGCACGATGCAGCTGCTAAAGCACTGAAAGTTCTGCAGAATGAGCCCTTGCCTGAGAAACCTGAG GTTAACGGAAAAGAACCAGATGATGAAAATCtcaataaatctgaaataagcCAAGTTTTTGAGATTGCACTTAAAAGGAACTTGCCTGTGAATTTTGAG GTGACCAAGGAAAGTGGGCCTCCCCATATGAAGAGCTTTGTAACCAAGGTGTCAGTTGGAGAATTCATGGGTGAAGGTGAAGGAAAGAGCAAGAAGAtctcaaagaaaaatgctgcaataGCAGTCctagaagaactgaaaaaattgCCACCCCTTCCTACGGTCGAGAAAATGAAGCCACgaatcaaaaagaaaacaaagtcaaTAGTGAAG CTGCAAACAAGTCCAGAATATGGTCAAGGAATGAACCCCATTAGCAGACTTGCCCAGATACAGCAGGCCAAGAAAGAGAAGGAGCCAGAGTACATGCTCATCACAGAACGTGGTCTTCCAAGGCGCAGGGAGTTTGTTATGCAG GTGAAAGTTGGTGTACACACAGCTGAAGGAATGGGCACAAACAAGAAAGTTGCTAAACGCAACGCAGCTGAAAATATGTTGGAACTTCTAGGTTTCAAAGTCCCTCAACCTCAACCTCCAAAACCAGCattaaagacagaagagaag acaccAGTGAAGAAACCGGGCGATGGAAGAAAAGTAACCTTCTTTGAGCCGGGCTCTGAAGAGACTTCAACTA GTAATAAAGAAGATGAGTTTAGGATGCCTTATCTCAGCCATCAGCAGCTTCCTGCTGGAATTCTTCCTATGGTCCCTGAGGTTGCACAAGCTGTAGGAGCCAATCAAGGACACCACACCAAAGAGTTCAGTAGGGCAGCCCCAAATCCTGCCAAGGCTACAGTAACAGCAATGATTGCTAGAGAGCTATTGTATGGTGGTACTTCTCCTACTGCTGAAACCATATTAAAGAATAACAACTCATCAGGCCACGTACCCCACGGACCACTCACTAGGCCCTCTGAGCAGCTGGACTATCTTTCCAATGTTCAAGGAATCCAG gtTGAATATAAAGACTTTCCAAAAAATAACAAGAATGAGTTTGTATCTCTTATAAACTGTTCCTCTCAGCCACCACTGATCAGCCATGGAATTGGAAAGGATGTAGAATCTTGCCACGATATG GCTGCATTGAATATCTTAAAGTTGCTGTCTGAGTTGGACCAACAAACCACAGAGATGCCAAGAACAGGAAATGGACCAATGTCTGTGTGA